The following proteins are encoded in a genomic region of Cryptomeria japonica chromosome 11, Sugi_1.0, whole genome shotgun sequence:
- the LOC131860424 gene encoding uncharacterized protein LOC131860424, giving the protein MDKLRNRKSRSRTGIRGSKPTPLKVSKNSHNCIKIQPVIIYLRSPEVIHTQPKDFMAVVQRLTGCSLSCTQTREDLTALQTNPKAFCPLEKQDFSAYETAPAPPVWPNDYLSEVISPPWNFLPEELEFDMGWDKELHLFSPPFFQQYELTELQHLFSPPFFQQYELTELQPFNCLYDADHPYM; this is encoded by the coding sequence ATGGACAAATTGAGAAACAGAAAGAGTAGGAGCAGAACGGGGATCAGAGGTTCGAAACCCACCCCTCTCAAGGTTTCCAAGAACTCTCACAACTGTATAAAGATTCAACCTGTGATTATATACCTCCGATCTCCCGAAGTTATACACACGCAACCCAAAGATTTCATGGCGGTTGTGCAGCGACTCACAGGCTGCTCTTTGTCTTGTACTCAGACCAGGGAGGATTTGACTGCTCTTCAAACAAACCCTAAGGCTTTCTGCCCTCTAGAAAAGCAGGATTTCTCCGCCTACGAAACCGCCCCTGCGCCGCCAGTATGGCCCAATGATTACCTTTCTGAAGTGATTTCGCCGCCATGGAATTTCCTTCCAGAAGAATTGGAGTTTGACATGGGTTGGGATAAAGAGCTACACTTATTCTCTCCGCCCTTTTTCCAACAATATGAGTTAACGGAATTACAGCACTTATTCTCTCCGCCCTTTTTCCAACAATATGAGTTAACGGAATTACAGCCCTTCAATTGCCTCTATGATGCGGACCACCCATATATGTAG